A genomic window from Elaeis guineensis isolate ETL-2024a chromosome 3, EG11, whole genome shotgun sequence includes:
- the LOC105041814 gene encoding omega-amidase, chloroplastic isoform X8, which translates to MASDARIPAPIPPPQPKISKFKIALCQLLVTPDKERNIAHARKLIEDAARKGAKLVVLPEIWNCPLSLKNLSKYAEDIDAEAACPSISMLSEVAFRNGITLVGGSIPELSAGQLFNTCCVFGPDGKLKAKHRKLHLFDFEVPGEVAFRESDFLTAGEEPTIVDTDVGRIGIGICHDIRFPELAMLYGSRGRSLTQNREAYTQIYINEDETEVWMMHWRVVRWTSTNWLQQKHQVKGAHLICYPGAFNMSTGELLWELMQRARAADNQLFVATCAPAPDPNTSADYITWGHSGLVGPGMKRQPSLRRSIIL; encoded by the exons ATGGCTTCCGACGCCCGGATCCCGGCCCCTATCCCTCCGCCCCAGCCAAAGATCTCAAAG TTTAAGATTGCACTCTGCCAGTTGCTGGTCACTCCGGACAAGGAAAGGAACATTGCTCATGCTCGGAAATTGATAGAAGATGCAGCAAGGAAGGGTGCGAAGCTGGTTGTGTTACCT GAAATATGGAATTGTCCTTTATCACTGAAGAACTTATCAAAGTATGCGGAGGATATAGATGCTGAAGCTGCATGCCCATCAATCTCAATGCTATCAGAAGTTGCTTTTCGTAATGGAATCACGCTAGTAGGTGGATCAATACCTGAACTGTCTGCAGGTCAATTATTTAACACATGTTGTGTTTTTGGACCAGATGGGAAGTTAAAGGCCAAGCATAGAAAA CTGCATCTGTTTGATTTTGAGGTCCCTGGAGAGGTTGCCTTCAGGGAATCTGATTTTCTTACAGCTGGAGAGGAACCTACCATTGTGGACACAG ATGTTGGGCGTATTGGGATAGGTATATGTCATGATATCCGTTTTCCAGAACTTGCAATGTTGTATGGATCAAGAG GAAGATCACTAACACAAAATAGGGAAGCATATACCCAGATCTATATTAATGAGGACGAAACAGAAGTTTGGATGATGCACTGGAGAGTTGTGCGATGGACATCAACAAACTGGTTACAACAGAAACATCAAGTGAAAG GGGCTCATTTGATATGCTATCCTGGAGCATTTAACATGAGCACTGGTGAATTGCTGTGGGAATTGATGCAAAGAGCAAG GGCTGCTGATAATCAG TTATTTGTTGCAACTTGTGCACCAGCCCCGGACCCTAATACCAGTGCTGACTACATTACATGGGGTCATTCTGGTCTTGTTGGACCG GGCATGAAGAGACAACCGTCATTGCGGAGGTCGATTATTCTCTGA
- the LOC105041814 gene encoding omega-amidase, chloroplastic isoform X2: MASDARIPAPIPPPQPKISKFKIALCQLLVTPDKERNIAHARKLIEDAARKGAKLVVLPEIWNCPLSLKNLSKYAEDIDAEAACPSISMLSEVAFRNGITLVGGSIPELSAGQLFNTCCVFGPDGKLKAKHRKLHLFDFEVPGEVAFRESDFLTAGEEPTIVDTDVGRIGIGICHDIRFPELAMLYGSRGRSLTQNREAYTQIYINEDETEVWMMHWRVVRWTSTNWLQQKHQVKGAHLICYPGAFNMSTGELLWELMQRARAADNQLFVATCAPAPDPNTSADYITWGHSGLVGPFGEIIATAGHEETTVIAEVDYSLIQFHRENLPLEVQRQGDMYKMVDVLGGNAQ; encoded by the exons ATGGCTTCCGACGCCCGGATCCCGGCCCCTATCCCTCCGCCCCAGCCAAAGATCTCAAAG TTTAAGATTGCACTCTGCCAGTTGCTGGTCACTCCGGACAAGGAAAGGAACATTGCTCATGCTCGGAAATTGATAGAAGATGCAGCAAGGAAGGGTGCGAAGCTGGTTGTGTTACCT GAAATATGGAATTGTCCTTTATCACTGAAGAACTTATCAAAGTATGCGGAGGATATAGATGCTGAAGCTGCATGCCCATCAATCTCAATGCTATCAGAAGTTGCTTTTCGTAATGGAATCACGCTAGTAGGTGGATCAATACCTGAACTGTCTGCAGGTCAATTATTTAACACATGTTGTGTTTTTGGACCAGATGGGAAGTTAAAGGCCAAGCATAGAAAA CTGCATCTGTTTGATTTTGAGGTCCCTGGAGAGGTTGCCTTCAGGGAATCTGATTTTCTTACAGCTGGAGAGGAACCTACCATTGTGGACACAG ATGTTGGGCGTATTGGGATAGGTATATGTCATGATATCCGTTTTCCAGAACTTGCAATGTTGTATGGATCAAGAG GAAGATCACTAACACAAAATAGGGAAGCATATACCCAGATCTATATTAATGAGGACGAAACAGAAGTTTGGATGATGCACTGGAGAGTTGTGCGATGGACATCAACAAACTGGTTACAACAGAAACATCAAGTGAAAG GGGCTCATTTGATATGCTATCCTGGAGCATTTAACATGAGCACTGGTGAATTGCTGTGGGAATTGATGCAAAGAGCAAG GGCTGCTGATAATCAG TTATTTGTTGCAACTTGTGCACCAGCCCCGGACCCTAATACCAGTGCTGACTACATTACATGGGGTCATTCTGGTCTTGTTGGACCG TTCGGTGAAATAATTGCAACAGCAGGGCATGAAGAGACAACCGTCATTGCGGAGGTCGATTATTCTCTGATCCAGTTCCATAG GGAGAACCTTCCTCTTGAGGTGCAGAGGCAGGGAGATATGTACAAGATGGTTGATGTCCTTGGAGGGAATGCCCAGTGA
- the LOC105041814 gene encoding omega-amidase, chloroplastic isoform X9, with protein MASDARIPAPIPPPQPKISKFKIALCQLLVTPDKERNIAHARKLIEDAARKGAKLVVLPEIWNCPLSLKNLSKYAEDIDAEAACPSISMLSEVAFRNGITLVGGSIPELSAGQLFNTCCVFGPDGKLKAKHRKLHLFDFEVPGEVAFRESDFLTAGEEPTIVDTDVGRIGIGICHDIRFPELAMLYGSRGAHLICYPGAFNMSTGELLWELMQRARAADNQLFVATCAPAPDPNTSADYITWGHSGLVGPFGEIIATAGHEETTVIAEVDYSLIQFHRENLPLEVQRQGDMYKMVDVLGGNAQ; from the exons ATGGCTTCCGACGCCCGGATCCCGGCCCCTATCCCTCCGCCCCAGCCAAAGATCTCAAAG TTTAAGATTGCACTCTGCCAGTTGCTGGTCACTCCGGACAAGGAAAGGAACATTGCTCATGCTCGGAAATTGATAGAAGATGCAGCAAGGAAGGGTGCGAAGCTGGTTGTGTTACCT GAAATATGGAATTGTCCTTTATCACTGAAGAACTTATCAAAGTATGCGGAGGATATAGATGCTGAAGCTGCATGCCCATCAATCTCAATGCTATCAGAAGTTGCTTTTCGTAATGGAATCACGCTAGTAGGTGGATCAATACCTGAACTGTCTGCAGGTCAATTATTTAACACATGTTGTGTTTTTGGACCAGATGGGAAGTTAAAGGCCAAGCATAGAAAA CTGCATCTGTTTGATTTTGAGGTCCCTGGAGAGGTTGCCTTCAGGGAATCTGATTTTCTTACAGCTGGAGAGGAACCTACCATTGTGGACACAG ATGTTGGGCGTATTGGGATAGGTATATGTCATGATATCCGTTTTCCAGAACTTGCAATGTTGTATGGATCAAGAG GGGCTCATTTGATATGCTATCCTGGAGCATTTAACATGAGCACTGGTGAATTGCTGTGGGAATTGATGCAAAGAGCAAG GGCTGCTGATAATCAG TTATTTGTTGCAACTTGTGCACCAGCCCCGGACCCTAATACCAGTGCTGACTACATTACATGGGGTCATTCTGGTCTTGTTGGACCG TTCGGTGAAATAATTGCAACAGCAGGGCATGAAGAGACAACCGTCATTGCGGAGGTCGATTATTCTCTGATCCAGTTCCATAG GGAGAACCTTCCTCTTGAGGTGCAGAGGCAGGGAGATATGTACAAGATGGTTGATGTCCTTGGAGGGAATGCCCAGTGA
- the LOC105041814 gene encoding omega-amidase, chloroplastic isoform X4, with protein MASDARIPAPIPPPQPKISKFKIALCQLLVTPDKERNIAHARKLIEDAARKGAKLVVLPEIWNCPLSLKNLSKYAEDIDAEAACPSISMLSEVAFRNGITLVGGSIPELSAGQLFNTCCVFGPDGKLKAKHRKLHLFDFEVPGEVAFRESDFLTAGEEPTIVDTDVGRIGIGICHDIRFPELAMLYGSRGRSLTQNREAYTQIYINEDETEVWMMHWRVVRWTSTNWLQQKHQVKGAHLICYPGAFNMSTGELLWELMQRARAADNQLFVATCAPAPDPNTSADYITWGHSGLVGPGMKRQPSLRRENLPLEVQRQGDMYKMVDVLGGNAQ; from the exons ATGGCTTCCGACGCCCGGATCCCGGCCCCTATCCCTCCGCCCCAGCCAAAGATCTCAAAG TTTAAGATTGCACTCTGCCAGTTGCTGGTCACTCCGGACAAGGAAAGGAACATTGCTCATGCTCGGAAATTGATAGAAGATGCAGCAAGGAAGGGTGCGAAGCTGGTTGTGTTACCT GAAATATGGAATTGTCCTTTATCACTGAAGAACTTATCAAAGTATGCGGAGGATATAGATGCTGAAGCTGCATGCCCATCAATCTCAATGCTATCAGAAGTTGCTTTTCGTAATGGAATCACGCTAGTAGGTGGATCAATACCTGAACTGTCTGCAGGTCAATTATTTAACACATGTTGTGTTTTTGGACCAGATGGGAAGTTAAAGGCCAAGCATAGAAAA CTGCATCTGTTTGATTTTGAGGTCCCTGGAGAGGTTGCCTTCAGGGAATCTGATTTTCTTACAGCTGGAGAGGAACCTACCATTGTGGACACAG ATGTTGGGCGTATTGGGATAGGTATATGTCATGATATCCGTTTTCCAGAACTTGCAATGTTGTATGGATCAAGAG GAAGATCACTAACACAAAATAGGGAAGCATATACCCAGATCTATATTAATGAGGACGAAACAGAAGTTTGGATGATGCACTGGAGAGTTGTGCGATGGACATCAACAAACTGGTTACAACAGAAACATCAAGTGAAAG GGGCTCATTTGATATGCTATCCTGGAGCATTTAACATGAGCACTGGTGAATTGCTGTGGGAATTGATGCAAAGAGCAAG GGCTGCTGATAATCAG TTATTTGTTGCAACTTGTGCACCAGCCCCGGACCCTAATACCAGTGCTGACTACATTACATGGGGTCATTCTGGTCTTGTTGGACCG GGCATGAAGAGACAACCGTCATTGCGGAG GGAGAACCTTCCTCTTGAGGTGCAGAGGCAGGGAGATATGTACAAGATGGTTGATGTCCTTGGAGGGAATGCCCAGTGA
- the LOC105041814 gene encoding omega-amidase, chloroplastic isoform X6 yields the protein MASDARIPAPIPPPQPKISKFKIALCQLLVTPDKERNIAHARKLIEDAARKGAKLVVLPEIWNCPLSLKNLSKYAEDIDAEAACPSISMLSEVAFRNGITLVGGSIPELSAGQLFNTCCVFGPDGKLKAKHRKLHLFDFEVPGEVAFRESDFLTAGEEPTIVDTDVGRIGIGICHDIRFPELAMLYGSRGAHLICYPGAFNMSTGELLWELMQRARAADNQLFVATCAPAPDPNTSADYITWGHSGLVGPFGEIIATAGHEETTVIAEVDYSLIQFHRISAGRTFLLRCRGREICTRWLMSLEGMPSDAHGNIFASLT from the exons ATGGCTTCCGACGCCCGGATCCCGGCCCCTATCCCTCCGCCCCAGCCAAAGATCTCAAAG TTTAAGATTGCACTCTGCCAGTTGCTGGTCACTCCGGACAAGGAAAGGAACATTGCTCATGCTCGGAAATTGATAGAAGATGCAGCAAGGAAGGGTGCGAAGCTGGTTGTGTTACCT GAAATATGGAATTGTCCTTTATCACTGAAGAACTTATCAAAGTATGCGGAGGATATAGATGCTGAAGCTGCATGCCCATCAATCTCAATGCTATCAGAAGTTGCTTTTCGTAATGGAATCACGCTAGTAGGTGGATCAATACCTGAACTGTCTGCAGGTCAATTATTTAACACATGTTGTGTTTTTGGACCAGATGGGAAGTTAAAGGCCAAGCATAGAAAA CTGCATCTGTTTGATTTTGAGGTCCCTGGAGAGGTTGCCTTCAGGGAATCTGATTTTCTTACAGCTGGAGAGGAACCTACCATTGTGGACACAG ATGTTGGGCGTATTGGGATAGGTATATGTCATGATATCCGTTTTCCAGAACTTGCAATGTTGTATGGATCAAGAG GGGCTCATTTGATATGCTATCCTGGAGCATTTAACATGAGCACTGGTGAATTGCTGTGGGAATTGATGCAAAGAGCAAG GGCTGCTGATAATCAG TTATTTGTTGCAACTTGTGCACCAGCCCCGGACCCTAATACCAGTGCTGACTACATTACATGGGGTCATTCTGGTCTTGTTGGACCG TTCGGTGAAATAATTGCAACAGCAGGGCATGAAGAGACAACCGTCATTGCGGAGGTCGATTATTCTCTGATCCAGTTCCATAG AATATCTGCAGGGAGAACCTTCCTCTTGAGGTGCAGAGGCAGGGAGATATGTACAAGATGGTTGATGTCCTTGGAGGGAATGCCCAGTGATGCTCATGGAAATATTTTTGCATCTCTAACATGA
- the LOC105041814 gene encoding omega-amidase, chloroplastic isoform X1 yields the protein MASDARIPAPIPPPQPKISKFKIALCQLLVTPDKERNIAHARKLIEDAARKGAKLVVLPEIWNCPLSLKNLSKYAEDIDAEAACPSISMLSEVAFRNGITLVGGSIPELSAGQLFNTCCVFGPDGKLKAKHRKLHLFDFEVPGEVAFRESDFLTAGEEPTIVDTDVGRIGIGICHDIRFPELAMLYGSRGRSLTQNREAYTQIYINEDETEVWMMHWRVVRWTSTNWLQQKHQVKGAHLICYPGAFNMSTGELLWELMQRARAADNQLFVATCAPAPDPNTSADYITWGHSGLVGPFGEIIATAGHEETTVIAEVDYSLIQFHRISAGRTFLLRCRGREICTRWLMSLEGMPSDAHGNIFASLT from the exons ATGGCTTCCGACGCCCGGATCCCGGCCCCTATCCCTCCGCCCCAGCCAAAGATCTCAAAG TTTAAGATTGCACTCTGCCAGTTGCTGGTCACTCCGGACAAGGAAAGGAACATTGCTCATGCTCGGAAATTGATAGAAGATGCAGCAAGGAAGGGTGCGAAGCTGGTTGTGTTACCT GAAATATGGAATTGTCCTTTATCACTGAAGAACTTATCAAAGTATGCGGAGGATATAGATGCTGAAGCTGCATGCCCATCAATCTCAATGCTATCAGAAGTTGCTTTTCGTAATGGAATCACGCTAGTAGGTGGATCAATACCTGAACTGTCTGCAGGTCAATTATTTAACACATGTTGTGTTTTTGGACCAGATGGGAAGTTAAAGGCCAAGCATAGAAAA CTGCATCTGTTTGATTTTGAGGTCCCTGGAGAGGTTGCCTTCAGGGAATCTGATTTTCTTACAGCTGGAGAGGAACCTACCATTGTGGACACAG ATGTTGGGCGTATTGGGATAGGTATATGTCATGATATCCGTTTTCCAGAACTTGCAATGTTGTATGGATCAAGAG GAAGATCACTAACACAAAATAGGGAAGCATATACCCAGATCTATATTAATGAGGACGAAACAGAAGTTTGGATGATGCACTGGAGAGTTGTGCGATGGACATCAACAAACTGGTTACAACAGAAACATCAAGTGAAAG GGGCTCATTTGATATGCTATCCTGGAGCATTTAACATGAGCACTGGTGAATTGCTGTGGGAATTGATGCAAAGAGCAAG GGCTGCTGATAATCAG TTATTTGTTGCAACTTGTGCACCAGCCCCGGACCCTAATACCAGTGCTGACTACATTACATGGGGTCATTCTGGTCTTGTTGGACCG TTCGGTGAAATAATTGCAACAGCAGGGCATGAAGAGACAACCGTCATTGCGGAGGTCGATTATTCTCTGATCCAGTTCCATAG AATATCTGCAGGGAGAACCTTCCTCTTGAGGTGCAGAGGCAGGGAGATATGTACAAGATGGTTGATGTCCTTGGAGGGAATGCCCAGTGATGCTCATGGAAATATTTTTGCATCTCTAACATGA
- the LOC105041814 gene encoding omega-amidase, chloroplastic isoform X7 encodes MASDARIPAPIPPPQPKISKFKIALCQLLVTPDKERNIAHARKLIEDAARKGAKLVVLPEIWNCPLSLKNLSKYAEDIDAEAACPSISMLSEVAFRNGITLVGGSIPELSAGQLFNTCCVFGPDGKLKAKHRKLHLFDFEVPGEVAFRESDFLTAGEEPTIVDTDVGRIGIGICHDIRFPELAMLYGSRGRSLTQNREAYTQIYINEDETEVWMMHWRVVRWTSTNWLQQKHQVKGAHLICYPGAFNMSTGELLWELMQRARAADNQLFVATCAPAPDPNTSADYITWGHSGLVGPQGMKRQPSLRRSIIL; translated from the exons ATGGCTTCCGACGCCCGGATCCCGGCCCCTATCCCTCCGCCCCAGCCAAAGATCTCAAAG TTTAAGATTGCACTCTGCCAGTTGCTGGTCACTCCGGACAAGGAAAGGAACATTGCTCATGCTCGGAAATTGATAGAAGATGCAGCAAGGAAGGGTGCGAAGCTGGTTGTGTTACCT GAAATATGGAATTGTCCTTTATCACTGAAGAACTTATCAAAGTATGCGGAGGATATAGATGCTGAAGCTGCATGCCCATCAATCTCAATGCTATCAGAAGTTGCTTTTCGTAATGGAATCACGCTAGTAGGTGGATCAATACCTGAACTGTCTGCAGGTCAATTATTTAACACATGTTGTGTTTTTGGACCAGATGGGAAGTTAAAGGCCAAGCATAGAAAA CTGCATCTGTTTGATTTTGAGGTCCCTGGAGAGGTTGCCTTCAGGGAATCTGATTTTCTTACAGCTGGAGAGGAACCTACCATTGTGGACACAG ATGTTGGGCGTATTGGGATAGGTATATGTCATGATATCCGTTTTCCAGAACTTGCAATGTTGTATGGATCAAGAG GAAGATCACTAACACAAAATAGGGAAGCATATACCCAGATCTATATTAATGAGGACGAAACAGAAGTTTGGATGATGCACTGGAGAGTTGTGCGATGGACATCAACAAACTGGTTACAACAGAAACATCAAGTGAAAG GGGCTCATTTGATATGCTATCCTGGAGCATTTAACATGAGCACTGGTGAATTGCTGTGGGAATTGATGCAAAGAGCAAG GGCTGCTGATAATCAG TTATTTGTTGCAACTTGTGCACCAGCCCCGGACCCTAATACCAGTGCTGACTACATTACATGGGGTCATTCTGGTCTTGTTGGACCG CAGGGCATGAAGAGACAACCGTCATTGCGGAGGTCGATTATTCTCTGA
- the LOC105041814 gene encoding omega-amidase, chloroplastic isoform X5 gives MASDARIPAPIPPPQPKISKFKIALCQLLVTPDKERNIAHARKLIEDAARKGAKLVVLPEIWNCPLSLKNLSKYAEDIDAEAACPSISMLSEVAFRNGITLVGGSIPELSAGQLFNTCCVFGPDGKLKAKHRKLHLFDFEVPGEVAFRESDFLTAGEEPTIVDTDVGRIGIGICHDIRFPELAMLYGSRGRSLTQNREAYTQIYINEDETEVWMMHWRVVRWTSTNWLQQKHQVKGAHLICYPGAFNMSTGELLWELMQRARAADNQLFVATCAPAPDPNTSADYITWGHSGLVGPFGEIIATAGHEETTVIAEGEPSS, from the exons ATGGCTTCCGACGCCCGGATCCCGGCCCCTATCCCTCCGCCCCAGCCAAAGATCTCAAAG TTTAAGATTGCACTCTGCCAGTTGCTGGTCACTCCGGACAAGGAAAGGAACATTGCTCATGCTCGGAAATTGATAGAAGATGCAGCAAGGAAGGGTGCGAAGCTGGTTGTGTTACCT GAAATATGGAATTGTCCTTTATCACTGAAGAACTTATCAAAGTATGCGGAGGATATAGATGCTGAAGCTGCATGCCCATCAATCTCAATGCTATCAGAAGTTGCTTTTCGTAATGGAATCACGCTAGTAGGTGGATCAATACCTGAACTGTCTGCAGGTCAATTATTTAACACATGTTGTGTTTTTGGACCAGATGGGAAGTTAAAGGCCAAGCATAGAAAA CTGCATCTGTTTGATTTTGAGGTCCCTGGAGAGGTTGCCTTCAGGGAATCTGATTTTCTTACAGCTGGAGAGGAACCTACCATTGTGGACACAG ATGTTGGGCGTATTGGGATAGGTATATGTCATGATATCCGTTTTCCAGAACTTGCAATGTTGTATGGATCAAGAG GAAGATCACTAACACAAAATAGGGAAGCATATACCCAGATCTATATTAATGAGGACGAAACAGAAGTTTGGATGATGCACTGGAGAGTTGTGCGATGGACATCAACAAACTGGTTACAACAGAAACATCAAGTGAAAG GGGCTCATTTGATATGCTATCCTGGAGCATTTAACATGAGCACTGGTGAATTGCTGTGGGAATTGATGCAAAGAGCAAG GGCTGCTGATAATCAG TTATTTGTTGCAACTTGTGCACCAGCCCCGGACCCTAATACCAGTGCTGACTACATTACATGGGGTCATTCTGGTCTTGTTGGACCG TTCGGTGAAATAATTGCAACAGCAGGGCATGAAGAGACAACCGTCATTGCGGAG GGAGAACCTTCCTCTTGA
- the LOC105041814 gene encoding omega-amidase, chloroplastic isoform X12, giving the protein MASDARIPAPIPPPQPKISKFKIALCQLLVTPDKERNIAHARKLIEDAARKGAKLVVLPEIWNCPLSLKNLSKYAEDIDAEAACPSISMLSEVAFRNGITLVGGSIPELSAGQLFNTCCVFGPDGKLKAKHRKLHLFDFEVPGEVAFRESDFLTAGEEPTIVDTDVGRIGIGICHDIRFPELAMLYGSRGRSLTQNREAYTQIYINEDETEVWMMHWRVVRWTSTNWLQQKHQVKGAHLICYPGAFNMSTGELLWELMQRASYLLQLVHQPRTLIPVLTTLHGVILVLLDRSVK; this is encoded by the exons ATGGCTTCCGACGCCCGGATCCCGGCCCCTATCCCTCCGCCCCAGCCAAAGATCTCAAAG TTTAAGATTGCACTCTGCCAGTTGCTGGTCACTCCGGACAAGGAAAGGAACATTGCTCATGCTCGGAAATTGATAGAAGATGCAGCAAGGAAGGGTGCGAAGCTGGTTGTGTTACCT GAAATATGGAATTGTCCTTTATCACTGAAGAACTTATCAAAGTATGCGGAGGATATAGATGCTGAAGCTGCATGCCCATCAATCTCAATGCTATCAGAAGTTGCTTTTCGTAATGGAATCACGCTAGTAGGTGGATCAATACCTGAACTGTCTGCAGGTCAATTATTTAACACATGTTGTGTTTTTGGACCAGATGGGAAGTTAAAGGCCAAGCATAGAAAA CTGCATCTGTTTGATTTTGAGGTCCCTGGAGAGGTTGCCTTCAGGGAATCTGATTTTCTTACAGCTGGAGAGGAACCTACCATTGTGGACACAG ATGTTGGGCGTATTGGGATAGGTATATGTCATGATATCCGTTTTCCAGAACTTGCAATGTTGTATGGATCAAGAG GAAGATCACTAACACAAAATAGGGAAGCATATACCCAGATCTATATTAATGAGGACGAAACAGAAGTTTGGATGATGCACTGGAGAGTTGTGCGATGGACATCAACAAACTGGTTACAACAGAAACATCAAGTGAAAG GGGCTCATTTGATATGCTATCCTGGAGCATTTAACATGAGCACTGGTGAATTGCTGTGGGAATTGATGCAAAGAGCAAG TTATTTGTTGCAACTTGTGCACCAGCCCCGGACCCTAATACCAGTGCTGACTACATTACATGGGGTCATTCTGGTCTTGTTGGACCG TTCGGTGAAATAA
- the LOC105041814 gene encoding omega-amidase, chloroplastic isoform X3, whose product MASDARIPAPIPPPQPKISKFKIALCQLLVTPDKERNIAHARKLIEDAARKGAKLVVLPEIWNCPLSLKNLSKYAEDIDAEAACPSISMLSEVAFRNGITLVGGSIPELSAGQLFNTCCVFGPDGKLKAKHRKLHLFDFEVPGEVAFRESDFLTAGEEPTIVDTDVGRIGIGICHDIRFPELAMLYGSRGRSLTQNREAYTQIYINEDETEVWMMHWRVVRWTSTNWLQQKHQVKGAHLICYPGAFNMSTGELLWELMQRARAADNQLFVATCAPAPDPNTSADYITWGHSGLVGPQGMKRQPSLRRENLPLEVQRQGDMYKMVDVLGGNAQ is encoded by the exons ATGGCTTCCGACGCCCGGATCCCGGCCCCTATCCCTCCGCCCCAGCCAAAGATCTCAAAG TTTAAGATTGCACTCTGCCAGTTGCTGGTCACTCCGGACAAGGAAAGGAACATTGCTCATGCTCGGAAATTGATAGAAGATGCAGCAAGGAAGGGTGCGAAGCTGGTTGTGTTACCT GAAATATGGAATTGTCCTTTATCACTGAAGAACTTATCAAAGTATGCGGAGGATATAGATGCTGAAGCTGCATGCCCATCAATCTCAATGCTATCAGAAGTTGCTTTTCGTAATGGAATCACGCTAGTAGGTGGATCAATACCTGAACTGTCTGCAGGTCAATTATTTAACACATGTTGTGTTTTTGGACCAGATGGGAAGTTAAAGGCCAAGCATAGAAAA CTGCATCTGTTTGATTTTGAGGTCCCTGGAGAGGTTGCCTTCAGGGAATCTGATTTTCTTACAGCTGGAGAGGAACCTACCATTGTGGACACAG ATGTTGGGCGTATTGGGATAGGTATATGTCATGATATCCGTTTTCCAGAACTTGCAATGTTGTATGGATCAAGAG GAAGATCACTAACACAAAATAGGGAAGCATATACCCAGATCTATATTAATGAGGACGAAACAGAAGTTTGGATGATGCACTGGAGAGTTGTGCGATGGACATCAACAAACTGGTTACAACAGAAACATCAAGTGAAAG GGGCTCATTTGATATGCTATCCTGGAGCATTTAACATGAGCACTGGTGAATTGCTGTGGGAATTGATGCAAAGAGCAAG GGCTGCTGATAATCAG TTATTTGTTGCAACTTGTGCACCAGCCCCGGACCCTAATACCAGTGCTGACTACATTACATGGGGTCATTCTGGTCTTGTTGGACCG CAGGGCATGAAGAGACAACCGTCATTGCGGAG GGAGAACCTTCCTCTTGAGGTGCAGAGGCAGGGAGATATGTACAAGATGGTTGATGTCCTTGGAGGGAATGCCCAGTGA